A window of Haloarchaeobius litoreus contains these coding sequences:
- a CDS encoding alpha/beta fold hydrolase, with protein MSDVEHAQTIVNDVRLHYVEAGDPADETVVLLHGFPEYWYTWHRQIPALADAGYHVVAPDMRGYNSSEKPYGKDAYTLGRLSRDVDGLVREFGETAHVVGHDWGGVVAWDVGARHPEVVETLTVLNAPHLGAFQRELTRNPGQLRRSWYAFWFQVPWLPERLFAAASSRIFPELFAEGTNSEGACSAEDVRRFEHAFTLPGTPTSAINYYRALFRTLGLSMLPLVGGEGPPLDVDVPTQLLWGVDDDALSPALTEGLGEWVSDLRIVRFPDAGHWPHLDEPEAVADSLVEFFGDRD; from the coding sequence ATGTCGGACGTCGAGCACGCCCAGACCATCGTCAACGACGTGCGCCTCCACTACGTCGAAGCGGGAGACCCAGCCGACGAGACGGTGGTCCTCCTCCACGGCTTCCCCGAGTACTGGTACACCTGGCACCGACAGATCCCCGCCCTCGCCGATGCCGGCTACCACGTCGTCGCGCCGGACATGCGGGGCTACAATAGCTCCGAGAAACCGTACGGGAAGGACGCCTATACGCTCGGCAGGCTCTCGCGCGACGTCGACGGACTCGTCCGCGAGTTCGGGGAGACCGCCCACGTCGTCGGCCACGACTGGGGCGGCGTCGTCGCCTGGGACGTCGGCGCACGCCACCCCGAGGTCGTCGAGACGCTCACCGTGCTGAACGCACCCCACCTCGGCGCGTTCCAGCGCGAGCTCACCCGGAATCCGGGGCAGCTCCGGCGCTCGTGGTACGCCTTCTGGTTCCAGGTGCCGTGGCTGCCCGAACGGCTGTTCGCGGCCGCCAGTAGCCGGATATTCCCCGAGCTGTTCGCCGAGGGAACCAACAGCGAGGGTGCCTGCTCCGCCGAGGACGTCCGCCGGTTCGAGCACGCGTTCACCCTCCCCGGGACCCCCACCTCCGCCATCAACTACTACCGGGCGCTGTTCCGCACGCTCGGCCTGTCGATGCTCCCGCTCGTCGGCGGCGAGGGACCGCCGCTCGACGTCGACGTGCCGACGCAGCTCCTCTGGGGCGTGGACGACGACGCGCTCTCGCCCGCGCTCACCGAAGGCCTCGGAGAGTGGGTGTCGGACCTCCGTATCGTGCGGTTCCCCGACGCGGGCCACTGGCCCCACCTCGACGAGCCCGAGGCAGTGGCCGACTCCCTGGTCGAGTTCTTCGGAGACCGCGACTGA
- a CDS encoding NUDIX hydrolase, which translates to MTDDEELAWTVESSHVAYECPGFDIVHDEVTLPDGSRTDYDYVDEPPAVVVLPFTPNGDVVVIDEWRQAVGRVNHGLPAGSVEPGDDDLALAARRELREETGFEAGSVEPLTTVEPANGIGNSVHHHFVARDCEPSADQDLDHDEHILVDTRPYDELLAAARDGDLRDGRAVTALCFHELFGDSA; encoded by the coding sequence ATGACAGACGACGAGGAACTGGCGTGGACCGTCGAGTCCTCCCACGTCGCCTACGAGTGCCCGGGCTTCGACATCGTCCACGACGAGGTCACGCTACCGGACGGTAGCCGCACCGACTACGACTACGTCGACGAGCCCCCGGCGGTGGTCGTCCTCCCCTTCACCCCCAACGGCGACGTGGTCGTCATCGACGAGTGGCGGCAGGCGGTCGGCCGCGTCAACCACGGGCTCCCCGCCGGCAGCGTCGAACCCGGGGACGACGACCTCGCGCTCGCCGCCCGGCGCGAGCTCCGCGAGGAGACCGGTTTCGAGGCCGGGAGCGTCGAGCCCCTCACCACGGTCGAACCCGCCAACGGCATCGGAAACTCCGTCCACCACCACTTCGTCGCCCGCGACTGCGAGCCCTCGGCCGACCAGGACCTCGACCACGACGAGCACATCCTGGTCGACACCCGTCCCTACGACGAGCTCCTCGCGGCCGCCCGGGACGGCGACCTGCGTGACGGCCGGGCCGTCACCGCGCTCTGTTTCCACGAGCTGTTCGGCGATAGCGCCTGA